A stretch of the Panthera uncia isolate 11264 chromosome D1, Puncia_PCG_1.0, whole genome shotgun sequence genome encodes the following:
- the DIXDC1 gene encoding dixin isoform X1 → MGGTQVKCLTSPSPIHSAKSESIITQSEEKADFVIIPSEGIENRTEETDSPFSRDWRPGSPGTCLETSWEEQLLEQQEHLEKEMEEAKKMISGLQALLLNGSLPEDEQDRPLALCEPGVNPEEQLIIIQSRLDQSMEENQDLKKELLKCKQEARNLQGIKDALQQRLTQQDTSVLQLKQELLRANMDKDELHNQNVDLQRKLDERNRLLGDYKKELGQKERLLQQHQAKLEDALRKLSEASYQQVDLERELEHKDVLLAHCMKREADEVTSYNRHNSQSNGFFLPAAGKGAASITHKGTSDLQLVRDALRSLRNSFSGHDPQHHTIDSLEQGISSLMERLHAMESQKKQDRRDFCVAPQVRGKLPRTQAGSEYRESWPPNSKLPHSQSSPAVSSTCTKVLYFTDRSLTPFMVNIPKRLGEVTLKDFKAAIDREGNHRYHFKALDPEFGTVKEEVFHDDDAIPGWEGKIVAWVEEDHGEN, encoded by the exons ATGGGAGGGACGCAAGTCAAATG CCTGACTTCACCCAGTCCTATCCACAGCGCAAAGAGCGAGTCCATTATAACCCAGTCGGAGGAGAAGGCAGATTTTGTGATTATTCCCTCTGAAGGGATAGAGAACAGAACAG AGGAGACAGACTCTCCGTTTTCCCGAGACTGGCGACCAGGCAGCCCCGGGACCTGTCTGGAGACCTCATGGGAAGAACAGCTGCTGGAACAAcaagaacatttagaaaaagaaatggaggaagcaaagaaaatgatatCAGGATTACAG GCCTTACTGCTCAATGGATCCTTACCTGAAGATGAACAGGACAGGCCCTTGGCCCTCTGTGAACCGGGAGTCAATCCTGAGGAACAACTG ATTATAATCCAAAGTCGTCTGGATCAGAGTATGGAGGAGAATCAGGACCTAAAG AAGGAGCTGCTGAAATGTAAACAAGAAGCCAGAAACTTACAGGGGATAAAG GATGCCTTGCAGCAGAGGCTGACTCAGCAGGACACATCTGTTCTTCAGCTCAAACAGGAACTGCTGAGGGCAAATATGGACAAAGACGAGCTACACAACCAGAat gTGGATCTGCAGAGGAAGCTCGATGAGAGGAACCGGCTCTTGGGAGACTATAAA AAAGAGCTGGGGCAGAAGGAGCGCCTCCTTCAGCAGCACCAGGCTAAGTTGGAAGACGCACTCCGGAAACTCTCTGAGGCCAGTTACCAGCAG GTGGATCTAGAGCGGGAGCTAGAACACAAAGACGTCCTTTTGGCTCACTGTATGAAAAGAGAGGCAGATGAG GTGACCAGCTACAACAGACACAACTCTCAAAGCAATGGTTTTTTCCTTCCAGCGGCAGGAAAAGGAGCTGCTTCCATCACTCACAAAGGG ACCAGCGATCTGCAGCTGGTTCGTGATGCCCTCCGAAGCCTGCGCAATAGCTTCAGTGGCCACGATCCTCAGCACCATACCATTGACAGCTTGGAACAGGGCATCTCCAGCCTTATGGAGCGCCTGCATGCCATGGAGAGCCAGAAGAAACAAGACAGAAGG gatttttgtgtgGCTCCTCAGGTTCGGGGCAAGTTACCAAGAACTCAAGCAGGTAGTGAATACCGGGAATCCTGGCCCCCTAATTCAA AGTTGCCTCACTCACAGAGCTCTCCGGCTGTCAGCAGCACCTGCACTAAAGTGCTCTATTTCACTGACCGGTCACTTACACCCTTCATGGTCAATATACCAAAGAG GTTGGGGGAGGTGACActaaaggattttaaagcagccattgACCGGGAGGGGAATCACCGGTATCATTTTAAAGCGCTGGATCCTGAGTTTGGCACTGTCAAAGAGGAG gTTTTCCACGATGACGATGCCATCCCTGGTTGGGAAGGGAAAATTGTAGCCTGGGTGGAAGAAGACCATGGAGAGAATTAA
- the DIXDC1 gene encoding dixin isoform X2 translates to MGGTQVKCLTSPSPIHSAKSESIITQSEEKADFVIIPSEGIENRTEETDSPFSRDWRPGSPGTCLETSWEEQLLEQQEHLEKEMEEAKKMISGLQALLLNGSLPEDEQDRPLALCEPGVNPEEQLIIIQSRLDQSMEENQDLKKELLKCKQEARNLQGIKDALQQRLTQQDTSVLQLKQELLRANMDKDELHNQNVDLQRKLDERNRLLGDYKKELGQKERLLQQHQAKLEDALRKLSEASYQQVDLERELEHKDVLLAHCMKREADEVTSYNRHNSQSNGFFLPAAGKGAASITHKGTSDLQLVRDALRSLRNSFSGHDPQHHTIDSLEQGISSLMERLHAMESQKKQDRRVRGKLPRTQAGSEYRESWPPNSKLPHSQSSPAVSSTCTKVLYFTDRSLTPFMVNIPKRLGEVTLKDFKAAIDREGNHRYHFKALDPEFGTVKEEVFHDDDAIPGWEGKIVAWVEEDHGEN, encoded by the exons ATGGGAGGGACGCAAGTCAAATG CCTGACTTCACCCAGTCCTATCCACAGCGCAAAGAGCGAGTCCATTATAACCCAGTCGGAGGAGAAGGCAGATTTTGTGATTATTCCCTCTGAAGGGATAGAGAACAGAACAG AGGAGACAGACTCTCCGTTTTCCCGAGACTGGCGACCAGGCAGCCCCGGGACCTGTCTGGAGACCTCATGGGAAGAACAGCTGCTGGAACAAcaagaacatttagaaaaagaaatggaggaagcaaagaaaatgatatCAGGATTACAG GCCTTACTGCTCAATGGATCCTTACCTGAAGATGAACAGGACAGGCCCTTGGCCCTCTGTGAACCGGGAGTCAATCCTGAGGAACAACTG ATTATAATCCAAAGTCGTCTGGATCAGAGTATGGAGGAGAATCAGGACCTAAAG AAGGAGCTGCTGAAATGTAAACAAGAAGCCAGAAACTTACAGGGGATAAAG GATGCCTTGCAGCAGAGGCTGACTCAGCAGGACACATCTGTTCTTCAGCTCAAACAGGAACTGCTGAGGGCAAATATGGACAAAGACGAGCTACACAACCAGAat gTGGATCTGCAGAGGAAGCTCGATGAGAGGAACCGGCTCTTGGGAGACTATAAA AAAGAGCTGGGGCAGAAGGAGCGCCTCCTTCAGCAGCACCAGGCTAAGTTGGAAGACGCACTCCGGAAACTCTCTGAGGCCAGTTACCAGCAG GTGGATCTAGAGCGGGAGCTAGAACACAAAGACGTCCTTTTGGCTCACTGTATGAAAAGAGAGGCAGATGAG GTGACCAGCTACAACAGACACAACTCTCAAAGCAATGGTTTTTTCCTTCCAGCGGCAGGAAAAGGAGCTGCTTCCATCACTCACAAAGGG ACCAGCGATCTGCAGCTGGTTCGTGATGCCCTCCGAAGCCTGCGCAATAGCTTCAGTGGCCACGATCCTCAGCACCATACCATTGACAGCTTGGAACAGGGCATCTCCAGCCTTATGGAGCGCCTGCATGCCATGGAGAGCCAGAAGAAACAAGACAGAAGG GTTCGGGGCAAGTTACCAAGAACTCAAGCAGGTAGTGAATACCGGGAATCCTGGCCCCCTAATTCAA AGTTGCCTCACTCACAGAGCTCTCCGGCTGTCAGCAGCACCTGCACTAAAGTGCTCTATTTCACTGACCGGTCACTTACACCCTTCATGGTCAATATACCAAAGAG GTTGGGGGAGGTGACActaaaggattttaaagcagccattgACCGGGAGGGGAATCACCGGTATCATTTTAAAGCGCTGGATCCTGAGTTTGGCACTGTCAAAGAGGAG gTTTTCCACGATGACGATGCCATCCCTGGTTGGGAAGGGAAAATTGTAGCCTGGGTGGAAGAAGACCATGGAGAGAATTAA